The following proteins come from a genomic window of Pyxidicoccus sp. MSG2:
- a CDS encoding CHAT domain-containing protein: MLGCVALATLWCAVGFAAEGPAARLVEAQAALAEGLSLEGARRYAEAVPKVEHALALREAVLGGAHPDVASCLHVLGEVLWLQGRYVRAESLMRRALAIREAALGPHHPDVAASLDLLGNLRADLGSYGQAAPLLERALAIREAVPGRGSLDVATSLRHLGRVYQLQGRYARAAPLLERALALREAALGPGHPDVAASLEDLAAVYQLQGQYSRAEPLYTRALALHEVAAGGDRLLVAYSLTSLGFLHQQQGAYARAEDFYTRGLAAFEAALGPRHPRVSDAHWMLAQLLDTQGLYGQSLPFYERALDILEAAFTRDAADIARQNINIDGRLEPMHERALVIGEAFALGKLHPRISTSLDNLAFSYSPEESRQWLRCGERVVVVYGAILGASHPDVGDVLMRLAVAYQELGLDAEAEPRLRRALAIYEATVGANHPRVAICLHRLALMRQARGQHALAEPLLLRALAIWEATLGGNHPDVALTLSELASTHRQQGEYARAEPLLQRALAIQEAALGGTHPDVALTLGKLANLYQDQGAYARAEPLFQRALGIQEAALGKGHPDVALTLNSLAVLYLAQHRLSAALPLLARAFDISEQHLRHESLGFSEAYLASFLQFIRSDEERLYALLRAHPDDARVRRLALSAVLLRKGRSVEEIAGTSHAVYRSLGDADRERFLQLRGLRSQLARLSLDGPGPVPPAEHQQRLQLLGEQADALEASLATRSAPLRALTALPSPDTIVERVAASLPKDGALVEFIAYGDRPLVPPPGVKDAAKPTVPLRYLALVLFPDGRSRAVDLGPATPIDVAASHFNRAIGNRDVNFTGPSQALHARVFRPLLPLLGDTRRLYLAPDGQLSLVPFAALHDGTGFLVDTFDFTWLTSGKELLPRPPGLLAARSVVVLADPDFGAVPARAASRGSKRGPARRAASQEWERPSTVLRAELADQPWASLPGTRREAEFVQRSFPGAQLFLGADASRERLFQLSAPGILHIATHGFFLDDDARVPDARAVGTLGGLSGAGPGQLPPDPLMRSGLVLPEARAAPPPAGRARPRSTSLVTAKELAGLDLWGTELVVLSACDTGQGTARPGQGVQGLRRAFVIAGAETVVMSLWKINDDTTHPLMEDYYRQLLAGHGRSAALRDAMLSLRASRPHPYYWAPFISLGSDAPLRAVSAKAPEPPVDAGRP, translated from the coding sequence ATGCTGGGATGCGTGGCCCTGGCCACCCTGTGGTGTGCGGTGGGATTCGCCGCGGAGGGCCCCGCGGCGCGCCTCGTGGAAGCCCAGGCGGCCCTGGCGGAGGGGTTGTCCCTCGAGGGCGCCCGCAGGTACGCCGAGGCCGTGCCGAAGGTCGAGCACGCGCTCGCGTTGCGGGAGGCCGTGCTGGGCGGGGCGCACCCGGACGTCGCGAGCTGCCTGCACGTCCTCGGTGAGGTGCTCTGGCTGCAGGGGCGGTATGTCCGCGCGGAGAGCCTGATGCGGCGCGCGCTGGCCATCCGCGAGGCGGCGCTGGGCCCCCACCATCCCGACGTCGCGGCCTCGCTGGACCTGCTCGGCAACCTCCGCGCGGACCTGGGCTCCTATGGTCAGGCGGCGCCCCTGCTGGAGCGGGCGCTGGCCATCCGCGAGGCAGTGCCCGGCAGGGGCTCTCTCGACGTGGCGACCTCGCTGCGCCACCTCGGGCGCGTGTACCAGCTCCAGGGGCGCTACGCCCGGGCGGCGCCGCTGCTGGAGCGCGCGCTGGCTCTTCGCGAGGCGGCGCTCGGCCCAGGACATCCCGACGTCGCCGCGTCGCTGGAGGACCTCGCGGCCGTGTATCAGCTCCAGGGGCAGTACTCCCGGGCCGAGCCGCTCTACACGCGCGCCCTCGCGCTCCACGAGGTGGCGGCCGGCGGGGACCGGCTCCTCGTCGCGTACTCGCTGACCAGCCTCGGCTTCCTCCACCAGCAGCAGGGCGCGTATGCGCGGGCCGAGGACTTCTACACGCGCGGGCTCGCGGCCTTCGAGGCGGCGCTGGGCCCGCGGCATCCCAGGGTTTCCGACGCGCACTGGATGCTCGCGCAGCTCCTAGACACCCAGGGGCTCTATGGGCAGAGCCTGCCGTTCTACGAGCGCGCGCTCGACATCCTGGAAGCGGCCTTCACCCGTGACGCCGCCGACATCGCCAGGCAGAACATCAACATCGACGGCCGGTTGGAGCCGATGCATGAGCGCGCACTCGTCATCGGCGAGGCATTCGCGCTTGGAAAACTTCATCCCCGCATCTCGACGTCACTCGACAACCTGGCCTTCTCCTACAGCCCGGAGGAGAGCCGGCAGTGGCTGCGGTGCGGGGAGCGCGTGGTGGTCGTCTACGGGGCGATTCTCGGCGCATCGCACCCCGATGTCGGTGACGTGCTCATGCGGCTCGCCGTGGCATACCAGGAGCTGGGGCTCGACGCGGAGGCGGAGCCGCGTCTGCGGCGCGCGCTCGCCATCTACGAGGCCACCGTCGGTGCGAACCATCCCCGGGTCGCCATCTGCCTCCACCGGCTTGCCCTCATGCGGCAGGCGCGGGGGCAGCATGCCCTGGCGGAGCCGCTGCTCCTGCGCGCGCTCGCCATCTGGGAGGCGACGCTCGGCGGGAATCACCCGGATGTCGCCCTCACCCTCAGCGAGCTCGCCAGCACCCATCGACAGCAGGGCGAGTACGCCAGGGCGGAGCCGCTCCTCCAGCGGGCGCTCGCCATCCAGGAGGCGGCGCTCGGGGGGACACATCCCGACGTGGCGCTCACGCTCGGCAAGCTCGCGAACCTGTACCAGGACCAGGGTGCGTATGCGCGGGCGGAGCCCCTGTTCCAGCGCGCGCTGGGCATCCAGGAGGCGGCGCTGGGAAAGGGGCATCCCGACGTCGCCCTCACGCTCAACAGCCTGGCCGTGCTGTACCTCGCGCAGCACCGGCTCTCCGCCGCGCTGCCCCTGCTGGCCCGGGCGTTCGACATCTCGGAGCAGCATCTGCGCCACGAGTCGCTCGGCTTCTCCGAGGCGTACCTGGCGAGCTTCCTCCAGTTCATCCGCAGTGACGAGGAGCGCCTCTACGCGCTCCTGCGCGCGCATCCGGACGACGCCCGGGTGCGGCGCCTCGCCCTGTCCGCCGTGTTGCTCCGCAAGGGCCGCTCCGTCGAGGAGATTGCCGGCACCTCCCACGCTGTCTACCGCAGCCTGGGGGACGCGGACCGGGAGCGCTTCCTCCAACTGCGCGGCCTGCGCTCGCAGCTCGCGCGGCTGTCGCTCGACGGCCCCGGCCCGGTGCCCCCGGCGGAGCACCAGCAGCGGCTGCAGTTGCTCGGCGAGCAGGCCGATGCGCTCGAGGCCAGCCTCGCCACGCGCTCCGCGCCGCTGCGCGCGCTCACCGCGCTGCCGTCCCCCGACACCATCGTCGAGCGCGTTGCCGCCTCACTCCCGAAGGACGGCGCGCTGGTGGAGTTCATCGCCTATGGAGACCGGCCGCTCGTGCCGCCGCCCGGCGTGAAGGATGCGGCGAAGCCCACGGTCCCGCTCCGCTACCTGGCGCTGGTGCTCTTCCCCGACGGGCGCAGCCGCGCGGTGGACCTGGGGCCCGCGACGCCCATCGACGTCGCGGCCTCGCACTTCAACCGGGCCATTGGCAACCGTGATGTGAATTTCACGGGCCCTTCGCAGGCGCTCCACGCCCGCGTCTTCCGGCCCCTGCTGCCGCTCCTGGGCGACACTCGCAGGCTCTACCTCGCACCCGATGGCCAGCTCAGCCTCGTTCCCTTCGCCGCGCTGCACGACGGCACGGGCTTCCTCGTCGACACGTTCGACTTCACCTGGCTCACCTCGGGCAAGGAGCTGCTGCCGCGTCCCCCGGGCCTTCTGGCGGCGCGCTCGGTGGTCGTCCTCGCGGACCCGGACTTCGGCGCCGTGCCGGCCCGGGCCGCTTCCAGGGGCTCGAAGCGGGGCCCGGCGCGACGTGCCGCCTCACAGGAGTGGGAGCGGCCCTCCACCGTGCTGCGCGCCGAGCTCGCGGACCAGCCCTGGGCGTCCCTCCCCGGGACGCGGCGGGAAGCGGAGTTCGTCCAGCGCTCCTTCCCCGGCGCGCAGCTCTTCCTTGGCGCGGACGCCAGCCGCGAGCGGCTGTTCCAGCTGTCCGCTCCCGGCATCCTCCACATCGCCACCCACGGCTTCTTCCTGGACGACGACGCCCGTGTTCCGGACGCTCGTGCGGTGGGGACGCTCGGCGGGCTGAGCGGCGCGGGCCCCGGCCAGCTCCCGCCAGACCCGCTGATGCGCTCGGGCCTGGTCCTCCCCGAGGCGCGGGCGGCGCCTCCGCCGGCTGGCAGGGCCCGCCCCCGGTCCACCTCGCTGGTGACGGCCAAGGAGCTGGCCGGACTGGACCTGTGGGGCACCGAGCTTGTCGTGCTGTCCGCCTGCGACACGGGCCAGGGCACCGCCCGTCCCGGCCAGGGGGTTCAGGGCCTGCGCCGCGCCTTCGTCATCGCGGGCGCGGAGACGGTGGTGATGAGCCTGTGGAAGATCAACGACGACACCACGCACCCGCTCATGGAGGACTACTACCGCCAGCTCCTCGCGGGCCACGGGCGTTCCGCCGCGCTCCGTGACGCCATGCTCTCGCTGCGGGCGTCACGGCCCCATCCC
- a CDS encoding alpha/beta fold hydrolase, with protein MAPWRGEQARGTRGYRVQNREGMVRKGSWLPLAALLLGSIQAQAQETPGPHDRAEAIKVISELRRIVAPEGLERTEKLRIGGIDQWVSVRSRDLRNPVLLVLHGGPGWVAMPTSWYFAHGWDEFFTVIQWDQRGAGKTYVANDAATVTPTLTVERMHADAEEVVTWARKTFGKEKLFVLGHSWGSILGLTLAQKHPEWLHAYIGVGQGIDARESERRGWAWTMEQARAAKNEEAIRDLDSIAPYAVGKTPLPVKDIMLQRRWLNFFGGAAYRRPNASFEGAAVNLSPEYTDEDVRQVWKAEGVSVERLLSSILTTDLSQVKRLKTPLLLFLGRHDYNVSATVAAEWFAGVKAPSKQLVWFEQSAHELMTEEPGKVLLSLVRHARPIAERAGDVAPAR; from the coding sequence GTGGCTCCATGGCGTGGTGAGCAGGCTCGTGGTACCCGCGGATATCGAGTTCAGAATCGGGAGGGAATGGTGCGCAAAGGTTCGTGGCTGCCGCTGGCGGCGCTGCTTCTGGGGAGCATTCAGGCACAGGCGCAGGAAACGCCGGGCCCGCATGACCGGGCCGAGGCCATCAAGGTCATCTCGGAGCTCCGCAGAATCGTGGCGCCCGAGGGGCTGGAGCGCACCGAGAAGCTGCGCATCGGAGGCATCGACCAATGGGTCTCGGTCCGCAGCCGCGACCTGCGCAATCCGGTGCTGCTCGTGCTCCATGGCGGCCCCGGCTGGGTGGCGATGCCGACGAGCTGGTATTTCGCGCACGGCTGGGACGAGTTCTTCACCGTCATCCAGTGGGACCAGCGCGGCGCGGGCAAGACGTATGTCGCGAACGACGCGGCCACCGTCACCCCGACGCTCACCGTGGAGCGGATGCATGCCGACGCCGAGGAGGTCGTCACGTGGGCGCGCAAGACGTTCGGCAAGGAGAAGCTCTTCGTCCTCGGCCATAGCTGGGGCAGCATCCTCGGGCTCACCCTCGCGCAGAAGCACCCCGAATGGCTCCACGCCTATATCGGCGTCGGCCAGGGCATCGACGCGCGGGAGAGCGAGCGGCGCGGCTGGGCCTGGACGATGGAACAGGCGCGCGCGGCGAAGAACGAGGAGGCCATCCGCGACCTCGACTCGATTGCGCCCTATGCCGTTGGCAAGACGCCGCTTCCGGTGAAGGACATCATGCTCCAGCGCCGCTGGCTCAACTTCTTCGGGGGTGCCGCCTATCGGCGCCCGAATGCGAGCTTCGAGGGTGCGGCGGTGAATCTGTCGCCCGAGTACACGGACGAGGACGTGCGCCAGGTCTGGAAGGCGGAGGGAGTCTCGGTCGAGCGGCTCCTTTCCTCGATACTGACGACGGACCTGTCGCAGGTGAAGCGGCTGAAGACGCCGCTGCTCCTGTTCCTCGGACGCCACGACTACAATGTCTCGGCGACGGTCGCCGCCGAATGGTTCGCGGGCGTCAAGGCGCCATCGAAACAGCTCGTCTGGTTCGAGCAGTCGGCGCACGAGCTGATGACCGAGGAGCCAGGCAAGGTGCTGCTCTCCCTCGTCCGTCATGCCCGTCCGATTGCCGAACGCGCCGGCGATGTCGCACCCGCCAGATAG